The Lysobacter luteus genome contains the following window.
CCCCGAACACGCGGCCACCGACGTCCCCGGCAAGCCGCCGAGCGCCCGGATCGCGCCGACCAGCAGGCCGATGCTGTCTCCGAGGTTGCTGCCGAGGCCGACGTACGCGACCACGGGCGAGCTCATTCGCCGGACGCCACCAGCGTGCGGCGGCGACGGCGACGCTTGCGGGGGCGGTCACCGCCCTCCCCGCCGTCGTCGTCATCGGACTCGGCATCGCGCGCCCGACTCTGCATCGCCTCGATGTGGTCGGGGTGCTGCTGCGCCTCGCGCCAGAACTCGACGTCCTCGGCGTGCTCGTTCGACGCCACCAGCCGCAGGCCGAGGAAGTCGAAGGCCGCGCGGAAACGCGGATGCGACAGCATGCGCATGACACGCTTGCGCTGGCGCAGCGAGAACCGCGACTGCAGCAACCAGATCTCCTGCATCGGCACCGAGAACCGGCGCGGCAGCGCGATCATGCCCAGCTGGTGCACCGTGACCCGGTCGGCGGCACGGCGCTGGGCCTCCACCGCATGCACGCCCTGCGACTGCAGCGCCATCAGGGCACGGCAGTACGCTGGCCACAGCAGCAGCGCGAACAGGAACGCGGGCGAAACCGGTTCATCGTTGGCCACACGCCGGTCGGTCCCCGCCAGGCCTTCCAGCAGCATCCTGCGCAAGGCACCGCTGCGATTGGACTTGAGCGCCTGCGCGGTTTCCGGCAGCAGTGCCGGCAGCAGGCCGTGGCGCTCCAGCCCGAGGAAGCTCTGGACCGCGTGCCCGGACAGGAACAGCTTCAGGCATTCCTCGAACAGCCGCGCCGGCGCGGATTCGGCCAGCAGCGGCGCGAGCACCGGGATGGGGGCCGCCGTCGCCGCCTCGATCTCGAAGCCGAGCTTGGCCGACAGCCTGACCGCGCGCAGCATCCGCACCGGGTCCTCGCGGTAGCGGGTTTCCGGATCGCCGATCAGGCGCATCAGGCGGTTCTGCACGTCCTCGAAGCCGCCGGTGTAGTCACGGACGGAAAAATCCTCGATCGCGTAGTACAGCGCGTTGGCGGTGAAGTCGCGGCGGACGGCGTCGTCCTCGATCGTCCCGTAGACGTTGTCGCGCAGCAGGCGCCCGCCTTCGTGGGTCTCGCGGTCACCACTGCCGTCATCGACGTTGGCGCGGAAGGTCGCGACCTCGATGATCTCGCGGCCGAACACCACGTGGGCCAGGCGGAACCGGCGGCCGATCAGGCGGCAGTTGCGGAACAGTGCCCGGACTTCCTCGGGGGTCGCGTCGGTGGCGACGTCGAAATCCTTGGGGTGGCCGCCGACCAGCAGGTCCCGGACCGCACCGCCGACCAGGTAGCCGCCGAATCCGGCGTCGCGCAGGCGGTAGAGCACGCGCAGCGCGTTCGGGCTGATGTCCTTGCGCGAGACGTTGTGCTGGTCACGCGGAATGATCCGCAGCGTGGGATTGGGCAATGGGTTCTGGTCAGGCATCGAGCGGGCGTCGCCGCGTTGGAATTTTTTCAAGGATACCCGTTGCCGGGCGAAACATAGCCCTCTATACTAGCAGGCCGCGCAACGTTGAGAGTCCGGCGCGGATTTGCTCCCTTCGTCTAGAGGCCTAGGACGTGGCCCTCTCAAGGCTAAAACACGAGTTCGAATCTCGTAGGGAGCGCCAAACACCGGAAGCCCGCACAGCGATGTGCGGGCTTTCTTCTTTTGGTGGCCATGGAGCGAATGGCTACAATCCCCTTCCGATCCACGCCGATCCCCCGGAATCCCCCGACCATGCCCTTCGTCGTCACCGAGAACTGCATCAAGTGCAAGTACACCGACTGTGTCGAGGTGTGCCCGGTCGACTGTTTCCACGAGGGTCCCAACTTCCTGGTGATCGATCCGGACGAGTGCATCGACTGCACCCTCTGCGAGCCGGAGTGCCCGATCAACGCGATCTACCCCGAGGATGACGTGCCGGCGGGCCAGGAAGTGTTCGTGCAGATCAACGCCGACCTTGCCAAGGACTGGCCGGTGATCACCGCCCGCAAGGACGGCCTGCCCGACGCCAAGGAGTGGGAAGGCAAGCCCGGCAAGCTCGAATTGCTGGAGCGCTGAGCCGCCCACGCCGGCCTGCCGCAAGGGACGCATCAAAGAGAACGGGCGCCGAGGCGCCCGTTCTGTCGTTCGGAGTTGGAGGCTGCGGCCGTCGTGGCTCAGTTGCCTGCCAGTGCCGCCTGCAACCGGGCAAGCAGTTGTCCCGGCACCGCGCCGGTCGCCGGCGTGCCGCGCGGATCCACCACCGACACCTGGGCACCGGATTCGGCTTCACTGACGCGGACCAGCAGGTTGCTGCCCTGGTAGTTGACGTCGAACACGCCAAGCAGCTGGGCACGGCTGGCGACGGTCAGGCCTTCGATCGAGGCCAGCGCGGCATCGACCTGCGCGAACACTTCCTCGCGCGTGCCGTTCGCCGTGAAGCCGGCAGCAGCGCCGGCTACGGGTGCGGCATTGCCCGCCGCGGCGACGGTGCCGGACGCGGTGACCGGGCCGGCCGGCGCGGTCGTTGCCCCGGTATTGGGCAGGTCCAGGTCCGGCGGGACTTCCAGCGGGCGGTTTTCCGGGGCGGCGGCGTAAAGGTCGTCACTGCGGCTGAACCAGCTGCAGCCCGAGGTGGCGACCAGGGTGGCAAGCAGCAGGCTGCCCACGAGAAGGCGCGGTTGGTTCGAGTTCGATTGCATGGGGGACTCTCCGGTCAGTCCGCGACGGCGTCGCAGGCGGTTTCTAGTTCGCGCACGGCCAAGGCGATGCGCGTTGCGGTATCGCGATGGGTGGCCGACAGCGGCTGGAGCGGCAGGCGCAGGCCGTGGCCGATCCCCTGCAACTGCAGCAACGCCTTGACCGGGATCGGGTTCGGCTCGACCCCGAGGAAATCGTTGATCTCGAGCATGCGGTCGTTCCAGCCCTCGGCGGCGTCGCGCTTCCGGGTACGCGCAAGCTCGCACAGGCGACGGAACGAACGCGGCAACACGTTGGACGCCACCGACACCACGCCATCGGCGCCCGACAGCATCGCCCGGCAGGCGGTCGGATCGTCGCCGCTCAGCACCACGAAGGCCTCGTCGCGCAAACCGAGGAGTTCTTCCATCCGGGCGACGTCGTTGCGCGCCTCCTTGATGCCGATGATGCGCGGGTGACCGGCCAGCTCGGCCACGGTGTCGGGGAGCATGTCGCACCCGGTGCGTCCGGGCACGTTGTAGAGGATCACCGGCAGCGCGCCGTCGTCGGCGACCGCACGGTAATGCGCCACCAGGCCCGCCTGGGTGGGGCGCACGTAGGGTGGCGTGACCACGAGCGCGGCGTCGGCACCCAGCGCGGCGGCGCGGCGCCCCTGCTCGATCGTCTTGCCGGTGTTGGACAGCCCGGTGCCGGCGATCACCGGCACGCGGCCTGCGACATACTCGACGGCCGAACGCAGCAGGGTGTCGAACTCGGCGTCGAACAGCGCGGCCGCCTCACCGGTGGACCCGGCCACCACCACCGCCTGGGTGCCGCCATCGATCTGCGCGTCGAGCAGCCGGCGCCAAGCGTCGAGGTCGAGCTCGCCGTCGGCATCGAAGGGGGTCGCCAGGGCGGTGATGCTTCCTGAAATTCGCAAGTCGGTGCCTTTGGACGCGGGGTGCGCGAGCAATTCGGGGGGATGCGGCAAGCGACACCGCGGAGGCTCCGATGTTACTTGCGGCCTGAAAGCACCGGCAAGTATGCTGGCCGCAGCTCAAGGACCGCTCACGGGCTGTTCGCGACCCGCGGTCCAGTCTTCCGGAAGCCCCGTCCCACGGGCTTCCAGCCAGTCCCTCCTTGCAGGCGCCGCCTTGACCGATTCCAGCACCCGGCCGTCGCCGAACGAAAACCACCTCCTGATCAACGCCTATACGACGCATCCGGAATCGCCCCTGTTGTCGGTGTCGCGGCGTATTGCCGACAGCGGCTGCAACCTGGTCGACGCACGGCTTTCCACGGTTGGACGGGATGTTTCGGTGACCGCGCTGGCGGTGGGTTCGTGGGACGCGATCGCCAAGCTCGAGGCGATGCTGACGCGGCTGGAGCGCGAGGAAGGCCTGAAGCTGATCTGGTACCGCACCGGCGCCAAGCAGGTGCAGTCCAACCTGCTGCCCTACATCGTCGAGGTGGTGGCGGCCGACAAGCCCGGCATCCTGTTCCAGCTGGCCGACTTCTTCGACCGCGAGGGGATCACGATCGAGAGCCTGCACTGCTCACGCTACCGCGCCATGCAGACCGGCGCGGACATGTTCTCCGCCCAGGTCACCATCGGCGTACCGGCGAGCATGCACATCGCCGCGCTGCGCGACGATTTCCTCGAGTTCTGCGATCACCTCAACCTCGACGCCATCATGGATCCGATGAAGTTCTGAGGAGTCTGCAATGCTTGAAACCGGCGACAAGGTCCCAGGCAAGCTTCCCCTGACGCTCTCCGACGAGCGCAGCGTCACCCTCGCCGACTACGCCGGCCGGTGGCTGGTGTTGTACTTCTACCCGAAGGACAGTACGCCCGGCTGCACCACCGAGGGCCAGGATTTCAACGCACTCCTTCCCGAGTTCGAGGCCGTCGGCGCCAGCGTGCTGGGCGTCTCGCGGGACTCGGTGAAATCGCACCGCAACTTCCGCGACAAGCAGGGTTTCGCCTTCGAGCTCGTCAGCGATGCCGACGAGGCGCTGTGCAACGCCTTCGGCGTGATCCGCGAAAAGAACATGTACGGCCGCAAGGTGATGGGCATCGTGCGCAGCACGTACCTGGTCGACCCCGCCGGGCGCATCGCCCGCGTCTGGCAGCCGGTCAAGGTGCCCGGCCACGCGCAGGCCGTGCTCGACGAACTCAAGGCTGTCGCCACGCAGTGACCCCGCCCGTTCCATGCCGCTCCGCCACCCCGCCCTGCGGGTCCGTGGCGGTGCTTTGCCGTGCCCCAGCGTTACCCAGCTGTCCCCTTCCCGACCGGAGCTCGCGATGACCAGAGGCAAGCGGATCTACGTGCTCGACACCAACGTGCTGATGCACGACCCGACCGCGTTGTTCAAGTTCGAGGAACACGATGTCTACCTGCCGATGCAGGTCATCGAAGAACTCGACAACGGCAAGAAGGGCACTTCCGAGGCCAGTCGCAACGCGCGCCAGGTCAGCCGGTTCCTCAACGAACTGGTGGAGGCGGCCGGCACTGCCCGGGTGATCGAGGGCATTCCGCTGCTCCGTCCGCAGGGCCTGCAGTTGCGTGGCGCGCAGAGCGCCGGCTGCCTGCGCTTCCAGACCGACAACTTCGACGCCGGCCGGCGTTTCGGCGCGGTGGTTCCCGACAACGCGATCCTCGGCGCGATCCTGGCGCTGAAGGAGGCCGAGCCGGACCTGCCGGTGGTGTTCGTCTCCAAGGACATCAACCTGCGCATCAAGGCCGCGATCGCCGGCATCGTGTCGGAGGATTACGAGAACGACCGCGCGCTCGACGACTTCAGCCTGCTCTACACCGGCGCCACCGCGCTGCCGGAGGACTTCTGGAAGCGCCACGGCAAGGATCTGAAGTCCTGGACCGACCGGGGCCGCACCTACTACGAGATCTCGCGGGTCGACGGCGATGAAACGACCGACGGAAGCTGGTACCCCAACCAGTTCCTCTACCTGCCCGGTGAGGAGGAGGCCGAGCTCAAGGTGACGCGCGTCACCGAGGACAAGGTGACGCTGCAGATCGTCGATGACTACCGCCACAACCAGCACTCGGTGTGGGGCATCACCGCGCGAAACCGCGAGCAGAACTTCGCGCTCAATGCACTGATGGACCCCGAGATCGACTTCGTCACCCTCCTCGGCACTGCCGGCACCGGCAAGACCCTGCTGGCGCTGGCCGCCGGCCTGGCGCAGACGATGGACCAGCAGCGCTACCGCGAGATCATCATGACCCGCGCCACGGTCAGCGTCGGCGAGGACATCGGCTTCCTGCCCGGCACCGAGGAAGAGAAGATGACGCCGTGGATGGGCGCGCTGACCGACAACCTCGAGGTCCTGACGCACAACCAGGACGGCGGCAGCTGGGGCCGCGCG
Protein-coding sequences here:
- a CDS encoding glycine cleavage system protein R, producing the protein MLAAAQGPLTGCSRPAVQSSGSPVPRASSQSLLAGAALTDSSTRPSPNENHLLINAYTTHPESPLLSVSRRIADSGCNLVDARLSTVGRDVSVTALAVGSWDAIAKLEAMLTRLEREEGLKLIWYRTGAKQVQSNLLPYIVEVVAADKPGILFQLADFFDREGITIESLHCSRYRAMQTGADMFSAQVTIGVPASMHIAALRDDFLEFCDHLNLDAIMDPMKF
- the fdxA gene encoding ferredoxin FdxA, with translation MPFVVTENCIKCKYTDCVEVCPVDCFHEGPNFLVIDPDECIDCTLCEPECPINAIYPEDDVPAGQEVFVQINADLAKDWPVITARKDGLPDAKEWEGKPGKLELLER
- the pcnB gene encoding polynucleotide adenylyltransferase PcnB, translating into MPDQNPLPNPTLRIIPRDQHNVSRKDISPNALRVLYRLRDAGFGGYLVGGAVRDLLVGGHPKDFDVATDATPEEVRALFRNCRLIGRRFRLAHVVFGREIIEVATFRANVDDGSGDRETHEGGRLLRDNVYGTIEDDAVRRDFTANALYYAIEDFSVRDYTGGFEDVQNRLMRLIGDPETRYREDPVRMLRAVRLSAKLGFEIEAATAAPIPVLAPLLAESAPARLFEECLKLFLSGHAVQSFLGLERHGLLPALLPETAQALKSNRSGALRRMLLEGLAGTDRRVANDEPVSPAFLFALLLWPAYCRALMALQSQGVHAVEAQRRAADRVTVHQLGMIALPRRFSVPMQEIWLLQSRFSLRQRKRVMRMLSHPRFRAAFDFLGLRLVASNEHAEDVEFWREAQQHPDHIEAMQSRARDAESDDDDGGEGGDRPRKRRRRRRTLVASGE
- a CDS encoding PhoH family protein, whose product is MTRGKRIYVLDTNVLMHDPTALFKFEEHDVYLPMQVIEELDNGKKGTSEASRNARQVSRFLNELVEAAGTARVIEGIPLLRPQGLQLRGAQSAGCLRFQTDNFDAGRRFGAVVPDNAILGAILALKEAEPDLPVVFVSKDINLRIKAAIAGIVSEDYENDRALDDFSLLYTGATALPEDFWKRHGKDLKSWTDRGRTYYEISRVDGDETTDGSWYPNQFLYLPGEEEAELKVTRVTEDKVTLQIVDDYRHNQHSVWGITARNREQNFALNALMDPEIDFVTLLGTAGTGKTLLALAAGLAQTMDQQRYREIIMTRATVSVGEDIGFLPGTEEEKMTPWMGALTDNLEVLTHNQDGGSWGRAATNDLLASRIKIRSLNFMRGRTFLSRWLILDEAQNLTPKQMKTLITRAGPGTKIICLGNVEQIDTPYLTETTSGLTYAVDRFKDWPHSAHVTLRRGERSRLADYASEVL
- a CDS encoding peroxiredoxin, which translates into the protein MLETGDKVPGKLPLTLSDERSVTLADYAGRWLVLYFYPKDSTPGCTTEGQDFNALLPEFEAVGASVLGVSRDSVKSHRNFRDKQGFAFELVSDADEALCNAFGVIREKNMYGRKVMGIVRSTYLVDPAGRIARVWQPVKVPGHAQAVLDELKAVATQ
- the dapA gene encoding 4-hydroxy-tetrahydrodipicolinate synthase; this encodes MRISGSITALATPFDADGELDLDAWRRLLDAQIDGGTQAVVVAGSTGEAAALFDAEFDTLLRSAVEYVAGRVPVIAGTGLSNTGKTIEQGRRAAALGADAALVVTPPYVRPTQAGLVAHYRAVADDGALPVILYNVPGRTGCDMLPDTVAELAGHPRIIGIKEARNDVARMEELLGLRDEAFVVLSGDDPTACRAMLSGADGVVSVASNVLPRSFRRLCELARTRKRDAAEGWNDRMLEINDFLGVEPNPIPVKALLQLQGIGHGLRLPLQPLSATHRDTATRIALAVRELETACDAVAD